From one Ictalurus punctatus breed USDA103 chromosome 20, Coco_2.0, whole genome shotgun sequence genomic stretch:
- the si:dkey-29d8.3 gene encoding uncharacterized protein si:dkey-29d8.3 isoform X2, with protein sequence MEEHNIGRILVLLVSLVVYIVALAINALAGSGRGPFLHRTGNVSALYDTEITPAGWTFSIWGIIYTWLLLMNVYLFSWVCRWTATGWMYCSPAFLPYGFYLSWTINMLLNITWLLLWDRELMISALVCLALIAFTSYLLIFFSCVGLRAHGAWLKQNHPTDLLCIYVLVQNGIATYATWTTVATLLNLTVVLDMTSMSPTNAATVSLCILLLEVVVWFAVENFVIEKHVRYILTVYPVVIFALSGSLSKHYDAAAPGRNAVFSGLSMLSSLKLTGREATPPAL encoded by the exons ATGGAGGAGCATAACATCGGGCGGATTTTAGTTCTTCTTGTCTCTCTGGTGGTTTACATCGTTGCTTTGGCCATCAACGccttggctggatcgggaagag GACCGTTTTTGCACAGGACAGGAAACGTGTCCGCTCTGTATGACACAGAAATCACTCCCGCGGGTTGGACTTTCTCCATATGGGGAATCATCTACACCTGGCTTCTGCTGATGAACGTGTATCTCTTCAGCTGGGTCTGCAGATG GACTGCCACCGGATGGATGTATTGCAGTCCTGCTTTTCTTCCTTACGGCTTTTATCTCTCCTGGACGATTAACATGCTCCTGAACATCACCTGGCTGCTGCTATGGGACCGAGA GTTGATGATTTCAGCACTAGTATGTTTAGCTCTGATTGCGTTCACCAGTTACCTCCTGATCTTCTTCTCCTGTGTCGGTCTGCGAGCTCACGGAGCCTGGCTCAAACAGAACCATCCCACAGATCTCCTCTGCATCTatgtcctg GTTCAGAACGGTATTGCCACTTACGCAACATGGACGACCGTAGCTACGCTCCTCAACTTGACCGTGGTGTTGGATATGACATCCATGTCCCCGACGAATGCGGCCACTGTTTCTCTGTGCATTCTGCTTTTAGAAGTGGTTGTATG GTTTGCTGTTGAGAACTTTGTGATCGAGAAGCACGTGCGCTACATTCTGACCGTCTACCCCGTCGTCATCTTCGCGCTGAGTGGAAGCCTGAGCAAACACTACGATGCAGCAGCTCCAGGCAGAAACGCCGTGTTTTCAG gactgAGCATGCTTTCTTCACTGAAACTAACAGGCagagaagccacacctcctgcATTGTAA